In one window of Dokdonia sp. PRO95 DNA:
- a CDS encoding HPF/RaiA family ribosome-associated protein translates to MKVTVEAPKFDADVKLIEFIEKKVGKLEHFYDKIIHADVFLKLEPNVKPDNKIVELLISVPGDEFIVKKMAKSFEEATDTCVQSMERMLLKRKEKIRS, encoded by the coding sequence ATGAAAGTAACTGTAGAAGCTCCAAAATTTGATGCAGATGTAAAACTCATTGAATTTATTGAAAAAAAAGTGGGAAAGCTTGAGCATTTTTATGATAAGATAATTCACGCAGATGTGTTCTTAAAATTAGAGCCTAATGTGAAGCCGGATAATAAAATTGTTGAGCTATTGATCAGTGTTCCAGGGGATGAGTTTATTGTAAAGAAAATGGCCAAATCTTTTGAAGAAGCCACAGATACATGTGTGCAGTCTATGGAAAGGATGCTTTTGAAAAGGAAAGAGAAAATTAGATCTTAA
- the tuf gene encoding elongation factor Tu: MAKETYDRSKPHLNVGTIGHVDHGKTTLTAAITKVLADAGFSEASAFDQIDNAPEEKERGITINSSHVEYATENRHYAHVDCPGHADYVKNMVTGAAQMDGAILVVAATDGPMPQTREHILLGRQVGIPRIVVFMNKVDMVDDEELLELVEMEIRDLLSFYEYDGDNGPVIAGSALGALNGEQKWVDTVLELMAAVDAWIEEPLRETEKDFLMPIEDVFSITGRGTVATGRIETGIANTGDPVEIIGMGAEKLTSTITGIEMFRQILDRGEAGDNAGILLRGIEKSMISRGMVIVKPGSVTPHAKFKAEVYILKKEEGGRHTPFHNNYRPQFYVRTTDVTGNIALPDGVEMVMPGDNLTITVELIQPIALSIGLRFAVREGGRTVGAGQVTEILD; this comes from the coding sequence ATGGCAAAGGAAACATACGATCGTTCGAAACCCCATTTAAATGTTGGAACTATCGGACACGTAGATCACGGTAAAACAACTTTAACAGCTGCGATTACAAAAGTATTGGCAGATGCGGGTTTTTCAGAAGCTTCTGCTTTTGATCAAATTGATAATGCTCCTGAGGAAAAAGAAAGAGGTATAACAATAAACTCTTCACACGTTGAGTATGCTACGGAAAACCGTCACTATGCACACGTTGATTGTCCAGGTCACGCCGATTATGTAAAGAATATGGTAACTGGTGCTGCTCAAATGGACGGTGCTATACTTGTTGTTGCTGCAACAGATGGGCCAATGCCACAAACACGTGAGCACATCCTTCTTGGTCGTCAGGTAGGTATTCCTCGTATCGTTGTATTCATGAACAAAGTGGATATGGTTGATGATGAAGAATTACTTGAGCTTGTAGAGATGGAGATCAGAGATCTTCTTTCTTTTTACGAGTATGACGGAGATAATGGTCCTGTAATTGCTGGTTCTGCTCTTGGAGCATTGAACGGTGAGCAAAAGTGGGTTGATACAGTATTAGAGCTTATGGCTGCTGTTGATGCTTGGATTGAAGAGCCATTACGTGAGACTGAAAAAGACTTCCTAATGCCTATAGAGGATGTATTCTCTATTACTGGTCGTGGAACTGTTGCTACAGGTCGTATCGAAACTGGTATTGCAAACACTGGAGATCCTGTTGAGATCATTGGTATGGGTGCAGAAAAACTTACATCTACTATTACTGGTATTGAGATGTTCCGTCAGATCCTTGATAGAGGTGAGGCTGGAGATAACGCTGGTATCCTTTTAAGAGGTATTGAGAAATCAATGATTTCAAGAGGTATGGTAATTGTTAAGCCAGGGTCAGTAACACCACACGCTAAGTTTAAGGCTGAGGTTTATATCCTTAAGAAAGAAGAAGGTGGACGTCACACTCCATTCCACAATAACTACCGTCCACAGTTTTACGTACGTACAACTGATGTAACTGGTAACATCGCTCTTCCTGATGGAGTTGAGATGGTAATGCCTGGAGATAACTTAACAATTACTGTTGAGCTTATCCAGCCTATCGCTTTAAGTATCGGACTACGTTTTGCAGTACGTGAAGGTGGTAGAACTGTAGGTGCTGGTCAGGTAACTGAAATATTAGATTAA
- the rplA gene encoding 50S ribosomal protein L1: MAKLTKKQKENQTKIEAGQTYSLADASALIKEVSNVNFDPSVDIAVRLNVDPRKANQMVRGVVTLPHGTGKDVKVLALVTPDKAAEAQEAGADYVGLDEYLEKIKSGWTDVDVIITMPSVMGKLGPLGRVLGPRGLMPNPKTGTVTMDIAKAVSDVKAGKIDFKVDKTGIIHASVGKASFDADKIAGNARELITTLVKLKPTTAKGVYIKSIFMSSTMSPSVEVDAKRFATD, translated from the coding sequence ATGGCAAAATTAACAAAAAAGCAAAAAGAAAATCAGACGAAGATTGAAGCGGGTCAAACCTACAGTCTTGCTGATGCTTCTGCTTTAATTAAAGAAGTAAGTAACGTAAACTTTGATCCTTCTGTAGATATTGCTGTACGTCTTAATGTTGATCCTCGTAAAGCAAACCAAATGGTTCGTGGAGTGGTGACATTACCTCACGGTACTGGTAAGGATGTAAAGGTGCTTGCACTTGTTACTCCAGACAAGGCTGCAGAGGCTCAAGAGGCTGGTGCAGATTACGTTGGACTTGATGAGTACCTTGAGAAAATTAAAAGTGGTTGGACAGATGTAGACGTTATAATCACAATGCCTAGTGTAATGGGTAAATTAGGACCTTTAGGACGTGTCTTAGGACCACGTGGTTTAATGCCTAACCCTAAGACTGGTACAGTGACTATGGATATTGCAAAGGCAGTATCTGATGTGAAGGCTGGTAAAATTGACTTTAAAGTTGATAAAACTGGTATCATCCACGCTTCTGTAGGTAAGGCATCTTTTGATGCTGATAAGATTGCAGGAAACGCAAGAGAATTAATAACAACATTAGTAAAGCTTAAACCTACTACGGCAAAAGGTGTTTACATAAAGAGTATTTTTATGTCTAGTACAATGAGTCCATCTGTAGAGGTAGATGCTAAGCGATTCGCTACTGACTAG
- the rpsU gene encoding 30S ribosomal protein S21, protein MLIIPVKDGENIDRALKRFKRKFDRTKTMRNLRERKQFTKPSVVRRREIQKASYIQGMRDAENI, encoded by the coding sequence ATGTTAATTATACCAGTAAAAGACGGAGAAAATATAGATAGAGCGCTTAAACGTTTTAAGCGTAAATTTGATCGCACAAAGACTATGCGTAATCTTAGAGAGCGCAAGCAGTTTACAAAGCCTTCTGTAGTAAGAAGACGTGAGATTCAAAAAGCATCGTACATCCAAGGGATGAGAGATGCAGAGAATATCTAG
- the rplK gene encoding 50S ribosomal protein L11, with product MAKEVSKVVKLQVRGGAANPSPPVGPALGAAGVNIMEFCKQFNARTQDKAGKVLPVAITVYKDKSFDFVIKTPPAAVQLLEAAKVKSGSGEPNRKKVAKVTWDQVRAIAEDKMPDLNAFTVDSAMKMVAGTARSMGITVKGGDAPA from the coding sequence ATGGCAAAAGAAGTAAGTAAGGTTGTTAAGTTACAAGTACGTGGAGGGGCTGCAAATCCTTCTCCACCAGTAGGACCTGCTTTAGGTGCAGCCGGTGTAAATATCATGGAGTTCTGTAAGCAGTTTAATGCTAGGACTCAAGATAAAGCTGGTAAGGTACTTCCTGTTGCAATTACTGTTTATAAGGATAAGTCTTTTGATTTTGTAATCAAGACTCCTCCAGCAGCAGTTCAATTATTGGAAGCAGCTAAAGTTAAAAGTGGTTCTGGTGAGCCTAACCGTAAGAAGGTTGCAAAAGTTACTTGGGATCAAGTACGTGCAATTGCAGAGGACAAGATGCCTGACTTAAATGCATTTACAGTTGATAGTGCAATGAAGATGGTGGCTGGTACAGCTCGTTCAATGGGAATAACGGTTAAAGGTGGAGATGCTCCAGCTTAA
- the secE gene encoding preprotein translocase subunit SecE, producing the protein MAGLINYVQESYNELRNHVTWTPLPEAQRLMVVVAVFSIIFSLAIWGVDTVFSNVIKLYFDKVVGTN; encoded by the coding sequence ATGGCTGGATTAATTAATTACGTTCAAGAATCATATAATGAGCTTAGAAACCACGTAACGTGGACGCCGCTTCCAGAAGCGCAACGTCTTATGGTTGTGGTTGCTGTGTTTTCAATAATTTTTTCATTGGCTATTTGGGGTGTTGATACCGTTTTTAGTAATGTGATTAAGTTGTATTTTGATAAAGTAGTTGGAACAAATTAA
- a CDS encoding tyrosine-type recombinase/integrase — MSLISFLEYLSLEKNYSQHTVVAYEKDVVEFLAFAKITFDQSNLADIHYVQIRSWIVTLVDNGVSNRTVNRKISSLKAYYKFLLKIGDIEASPLAKHKSLKTPKRLQIPFSELEVGTVFERLKEADNFVTLRDLLIIELLYATGMRRAELVGLTMGSVDVTQKTIKVIGKRNKERVVPLLSSVVDTYNRYTAVRSSVVNDGVDALLVTNKGAKIYSTLVYRIINRYFSETSDKLKTSPHILRHSFATHLLNQGADLNIVKELLGHASLASTQVYTHNSVQALKDVYSKAHPRNKK, encoded by the coding sequence ATGTCATTGATATCCTTTCTAGAATATCTCAGCCTTGAGAAAAATTATAGTCAGCATACTGTTGTAGCATATGAGAAAGATGTTGTTGAGTTTTTGGCTTTCGCCAAAATAACTTTTGATCAAAGTAATTTAGCAGACATTCATTATGTGCAAATCCGATCTTGGATTGTGACTCTTGTGGATAATGGAGTTTCCAATAGAACGGTCAATAGAAAAATATCCTCCTTAAAGGCATATTATAAGTTTTTACTTAAAATAGGTGACATTGAAGCTTCACCGCTGGCTAAACATAAGTCTCTAAAAACACCCAAAAGGTTGCAAATTCCATTCTCTGAGCTAGAGGTGGGTACTGTTTTTGAACGACTAAAAGAAGCTGATAATTTTGTTACGCTACGGGACTTGTTGATTATTGAGCTGTTGTATGCGACGGGAATGAGACGTGCAGAGCTTGTTGGATTGACGATGGGTAGTGTTGATGTAACTCAAAAAACCATAAAAGTTATAGGTAAGCGTAATAAGGAGCGCGTTGTTCCATTACTTTCTAGTGTTGTTGATACCTATAATAGGTACACTGCTGTTAGATCTTCTGTAGTTAATGATGGAGTAGATGCTCTTTTGGTTACTAATAAAGGTGCTAAAATCTATAGCACCCTTGTGTACAGGATAATTAATCGTTATTTTAGTGAGACGTCAGATAAGTTAAAGACGAGTCCTCATATATTAAGGCACTCTTTTGCGACACATTTGCTTAATCAGGGTGCAGACTTGAATATTGTAAAAGAGTTGTTGGGTCACGCGAGTCTTGCGTCTACGCAAGTATATACTCACAATAGCGTCCAAGCGCTCAAAGATGTTTACTCTAAAGCACACCCACGTAATAAAAAATGA
- the nusG gene encoding transcription termination/antitermination protein NusG, translated as MAKTSSTKQWYVVRAVSGQENKVKAYIEQEISRLNLEDSIEEVLVPTEKVIQIRNGKKVNKERVYFPGYIMVKANLGGEIPHIIKSINGVIGFLGEVKGGDPVPLRKSEVNRMLGKVDELAVKQDSISIPFTIGETIKVIDGPFNGFNGTVEKVNEEKRKLEVMVKIFGRKTPLELSYMQVEKV; from the coding sequence ATGGCTAAGACAAGCAGCACAAAGCAGTGGTATGTGGTAAGGGCCGTTAGTGGTCAAGAGAATAAGGTTAAAGCGTATATCGAGCAAGAAATTTCTCGTTTAAATCTTGAGGATAGTATAGAGGAGGTGTTAGTGCCTACTGAAAAAGTTATCCAAATCCGTAATGGAAAAAAGGTTAATAAAGAGCGTGTTTATTTTCCTGGGTATATAATGGTAAAAGCTAACCTTGGTGGGGAGATTCCTCACATCATTAAGTCAATTAATGGTGTAATTGGTTTTCTTGGTGAGGTTAAAGGTGGTGATCCTGTTCCTTTGCGTAAGTCGGAGGTTAATCGCATGTTAGGTAAGGTAGATGAGCTTGCTGTGAAGCAGGATAGTATATCTATACCATTTACTATAGGTGAGACAATCAAGGTGATTGATGGTCCATTTAATGGGTTTAATGGTACTGTAGAGAAGGTTAACGAAGAAAAGCGTAAGCTTGAGGTGATGGTGAAGATTTTTGGAAGGAAGACTCCGTTAGAGCTTAGCTATATGCAAGTGGAAAAAGTATAA